In a single window of the Bactrocera dorsalis isolate Fly_Bdor chromosome 2, ASM2337382v1, whole genome shotgun sequence genome:
- the LOC105230998 gene encoding programmed cell death protein 2-like, protein MAKNKSTVYLGFEDEEITSKHGSILNSTVNKIGGTPDWPTGEIKVPSCPLCGTARPLIVQLYAPLEQSKFHRTLYVFACLNPACSQDCKSWLCIRTQHLDTPSEAELINAVPPPLTAGGGGGKKKKNYKQAANAMQPQKIAWCSGADDWGETVEESCTVADSGVERMDTGADELQHQNEENGNVVGKNDNSPTRAVHLPRATDSGNSDADEDEDDDESNSMDNELVYGFGQLDMHSPQNAAEDPNANCAAGNAAAAAAVEGGAMMGFGGATATICAEIEGAETDVVLVETPVKPERDLIALLKHTATPAALGPLAKISDVTIKPFFIAVDMEQRHKRGEYENYCGALSADHIRELYQEYKRQDEAAHSPNGAGAIGGGVAAAGDDQEAYEKALPAHGDIIFHQFVSVIQENPGQIIRYSRDTLPLLMGPLSEPIPKCVNCNGETICEIQILSTLIPKLRLAQNSEPAPIEYGNVLVFTCLKCCWDTPDKMRYERVIVQAEQ, encoded by the exons ATGGCGAAAAACAAAAGTACTGTCTACCTTGGCTTTGAGGATGAGGAAATTACCAGCAAACATGGATCCATATTAAATAGCACAGTGAATAAAATCGGTGGAACACCT GATTGGCCCACTGGTGAGATAAAAGTGCCTTCGTGTCCGCTCTGTGGCACAGCACGTCCATTGATCGTACAACTTTATGCCCCCTTGGAGCAGTCCAAATTTCACCGTACtctgtatgtatttgcatgttTGAATCCGGCTTGTTCCCAAGATTGTAAGAGTTGGCTGTGCATTCGTACGCAGCATTTGGACACACCAAGTGAGGCAGAATTAATAAATGCAGTGCCTCCACCTCTGACAGCCGGTGGAGGTGgtggaaagaaaaagaaaaattataaacaggCGGCAAACGCAATGCAACCGCAAAAAATTGCTTGGTGCAGCGGTGCAGATGACTGGGGTGAGACTGTGGAGGAGAGTTGCACAGTGGCCGACAGTGGCGTAGAGCGTATGGATACAGGTGCTGATGAATTACAACATCAGAATGAAGAAAACGGCAATGTGGTTGGCAAAAATGATAACTCACCCACGCGTGCTGTGCATTTACCACGTGCAACCGACTCGGGTAATAGTGATGCTGATGAGGATGAGGATGACGATGAGAGCAATTCAATGGATAACGAACTGGTTTATGGCTTTGGCCAGCTAGATATGCATTCACCACAAAATGCTGCTGAGGATCCCAATGCTAATTGTGCGGCTGGCAATGCGGCAGCCGCAGCTGCTGTGGAAGGCGGTGCGATGATGGGATTTGGCGGCGCTACCGCTACCATCTGCGCCGAAATCGAGGGCGCTGAAACGGATGTGGTGCTGGTGGAGACACCTGTAAAGCCTGAACGTGACTTGATTGCACTTTTGAAACATACTGCAACACCTGCGGCGCTTGGTCCACTCGCCAAAATTTCCGATGTCACTATAAAACCATTCTTTATCGCAGTGGATATGGAGCAGCGCCATAAACGTGGTGAATATGAAAACTATTGTGGCGCGCTATCAGCGGATCATATACGTGAACTATACCAGGAGTATAAGCGGCAGGACGAGGCGGCACATTCTCCGAATGGTGCTGGCGCAATTGGTGGTGGTGTTGCTGCTGCCGGTGATGATCAGGAGGCCTATGAGAAAGCTTTACCAGCACATGGTGATATAATTTTCCATCAATTCGTTAGTGTCATACAGGAAAACCCAGGACAAATCATTAG gtATTCACGTGATACACTACCCCTCTTGATGGGTCCACTATCCGAACCAATACCAAAGTGCGTCAACTGCAATGGCGAAACCATATGTGAGATCCAAATTCTGTCTACACTCATACCAAAGTTGCGTTTGGCGCAAAACAGCGAACCGGCACCCATAGAATATGGCAACGTTTTGGTATTTACATGCCTAAAATGCTGTTGGGATACACCAGACAAAATGCGCTACGAGCGTGTTATCGTACAAGCCGAACAATAA